A single Brucella intermedia LMG 3301 DNA region contains:
- the hslV gene encoding ATP-dependent protease subunit HslV → MIEHHPTTIYGTTIVTVRKGGKVVIAGDGQVSLGNTVMKGNARKVRRIGKGNVIAGFAGATADAFTLLERLEAKLEQYPDQLMRASVELAKDWRTDRYLRKLEAMMLVADSKVTLALTGTGDVLEPEHGVMAIGSGGNYALAAARALVDTDKSAEEIARKAMEIAADICIYTNHNVIVESLDAE, encoded by the coding sequence ATGATCGAACATCATCCCACGACAATTTACGGCACGACCATCGTTACCGTTCGCAAGGGCGGCAAGGTCGTCATCGCCGGTGACGGACAGGTTTCGCTCGGCAATACCGTCATGAAGGGCAATGCGCGCAAGGTTCGCCGTATCGGCAAGGGCAATGTGATTGCCGGTTTTGCAGGCGCAACCGCCGACGCGTTCACCCTTCTGGAAAGGCTCGAAGCCAAGCTCGAGCAATATCCCGACCAGCTCATGCGCGCTTCGGTGGAACTGGCCAAGGACTGGCGCACCGACCGTTACCTGCGCAAGCTGGAAGCCATGATGCTGGTCGCCGACAGCAAGGTGACGCTGGCGCTGACCGGCACCGGCGACGTGCTTGAACCCGAACATGGCGTGATGGCCATCGGTTCGGGCGGCAATTATGCGCTCGCCGCCGCACGCGCCCTCGTCGATACGGACAAGTCAGCCGAGGAAATCGCCCGCAAGGCGATGGAGATCGCAGCCGATATCTGCATCTACACCAACCACAACGTCATCGTGGAAAGCCTAGACGCAGAATGA
- the hisB gene encoding imidazoleglycerol-phosphate dehydratase HisB encodes MTAESTRKASIERSTKETSIAVSVDLDGVGKFDITTGVGFFDHMLEQLSRHSLIDMRVMAKGDLHIDDHHTVEDTGIALGQAIAKALGERRGIVRYASMDLAMDDTLTGAAVDVSGRAFLVWNVNFTTSKIGAFDTELVREFFQAFAMNAGITLHINNHYGANNHHIAESIFKAVARVLRMALETDPRQKDAIPSTKGSLKG; translated from the coding sequence ATGACTGCTGAAAGCACCCGCAAGGCAAGTATCGAACGCTCCACGAAGGAAACGAGCATTGCCGTTTCCGTCGATCTGGACGGCGTCGGCAAGTTCGACATCACCACCGGTGTCGGCTTCTTCGATCATATGCTGGAGCAGCTTTCCCGACATTCGCTGATCGATATGCGCGTGATGGCCAAGGGCGACCTGCATATCGACGATCACCATACGGTGGAAGATACCGGCATCGCGCTCGGCCAGGCTATTGCCAAGGCGCTTGGCGAGCGTCGCGGTATCGTGCGCTATGCCTCGATGGACCTCGCCATGGACGATACGCTGACCGGCGCTGCCGTCGACGTGTCGGGACGCGCCTTCCTGGTCTGGAACGTCAATTTCACGACCTCCAAGATCGGTGCATTCGACACCGAACTGGTGCGCGAGTTCTTCCAGGCTTTCGCGATGAACGCAGGCATCACGCTGCATATCAACAATCATTATGGTGCCAATAACCACCATATCGCGGAATCGATCTTCAAGGCCGTGGCCCGGGTTCTGCGCATGGCGCTCGAAACCGATCCGCGCCAGAAGGATGCAATTCCCTCCACAAAGGGTTCGCTGAAAGGGTAA
- a CDS encoding DUF2628 domain-containing protein has translation MAQFVVLEPEDTQNLEQAVFVRDGFHVWALVLPFVWLLAQRLWFEAFAVVGVTILLGLVATHFGIEGAVPVLTLLMSLFAALEGANWKIARLRRRGFVEKAVIDASDLEEAEIRYFYRLQDAGQPAAPLADLADKPAPQPAPHWAQQPPRPAYSSFGSTIGFVGHRGEN, from the coding sequence ATGGCGCAATTCGTCGTTCTTGAACCGGAAGATACTCAAAATCTTGAGCAAGCCGTGTTCGTGCGCGATGGATTCCATGTATGGGCGCTGGTCCTCCCCTTTGTCTGGCTGCTGGCGCAGCGTCTGTGGTTCGAAGCCTTTGCCGTGGTGGGCGTCACGATCCTGCTCGGGCTCGTCGCGACCCATTTCGGTATCGAAGGCGCGGTGCCGGTTCTGACCTTGCTCATGTCGCTCTTCGCCGCGCTGGAAGGCGCCAACTGGAAGATCGCCCGGCTGCGGCGGCGGGGTTTCGTCGAAAAGGCGGTCATCGATGCGTCCGATCTGGAAGAAGCGGAAATCCGCTATTTCTATCGCCTCCAAGATGCGGGCCAGCCGGCAGCGCCGCTTGCGGACCTTGCGGACAAGCCTGCCCCTCAGCCTGCCCCTCACTGGGCGCAGCAGCCTCCTCGTCCCGCCTATTCCTCATTTGGCTCGACCATCGGGTTTGTCGGCCATCGCGGAGAAAACTGA
- the hisH gene encoding imidazole glycerol phosphate synthase subunit HisH: protein MRVAIIDYGSGNLRSATKAFERAALESGIAAQIELTADADRVASADRIVLPGVGAYADCRRGLHAVPGMVDALEDVVLKKAHPFLGICVGMQLMSERGLEKEVTEGLGWIAGDVREMTPSDPALKIPQIGWNRIHVKHSHPIFEGIETGENGLHAYFVHSYMFDAKNRSDILAVTEYGGDVTAAVGRDNMVGTQFHPEKSQLLGLSLIANFLKWKP from the coding sequence ATGCGTGTTGCAATCATCGATTACGGCTCCGGCAATCTGCGCTCGGCCACCAAGGCTTTTGAGCGTGCAGCACTTGAGAGCGGTATCGCGGCGCAGATCGAATTGACGGCGGATGCCGATCGCGTGGCGTCGGCTGACCGCATCGTGCTGCCTGGCGTTGGCGCCTATGCGGATTGCCGTCGCGGCCTCCATGCCGTTCCGGGCATGGTGGATGCGCTGGAAGACGTCGTGCTGAAAAAGGCGCACCCTTTTCTTGGCATCTGCGTGGGCATGCAGCTCATGTCCGAGCGCGGGCTGGAAAAGGAAGTCACCGAGGGGCTCGGCTGGATCGCGGGCGATGTGCGCGAAATGACGCCATCCGACCCGGCGCTGAAGATTCCGCAGATCGGCTGGAACAGGATTCACGTGAAACATTCCCATCCGATCTTCGAGGGAATCGAGACCGGCGAGAACGGATTGCACGCCTATTTCGTGCATTCCTATATGTTCGATGCGAAGAACAGGTCCGACATTCTGGCAGTCACCGAGTACGGCGGCGATGTCACCGCAGCGGTCGGGCGCGACAATATGGTGGGAACCCAGTTCCATCCTGAAAAGAGCCAGCTGCTCGGCCTTTCGCTCATCGCCAATTTCCTGAAATGGAAGCCCTGA
- the hisA gene encoding 1-(5-phosphoribosyl)-5-[(5-phosphoribosylamino)methylideneamino]imidazole-4-carboxamide isomerase — MILFPAIDLKDGQCVRLKLGDMDQATVYNEDPAAQARAFEDQGFEWLHVVDLNGAFAGESVNGKAVEAILKATKNPVQLGGGIRTLQHIENWLSKGLRRVILGTVAVRDPALVIEACKAFPGQVAVGIDAKGGYVAVEGWAEASELGVIELAKKFEGAGVAAIIYTDIDRDGVLAGINWDSTLALADCVSIPVIASGGLASMDDIKRLAAPDARKLEGAISGRALYDGRIDPAEALSVLRATA, encoded by the coding sequence ATGATCCTTTTTCCCGCCATCGATTTGAAAGACGGTCAATGCGTGCGCCTGAAGCTCGGCGACATGGATCAGGCCACCGTCTATAATGAAGATCCGGCAGCGCAGGCCAGGGCCTTCGAGGATCAGGGTTTTGAATGGCTGCATGTGGTCGATCTCAACGGTGCTTTTGCCGGCGAAAGCGTCAATGGCAAGGCCGTGGAAGCGATCCTGAAAGCCACCAAAAATCCGGTACAGCTCGGCGGCGGCATCCGCACGCTCCAGCATATCGAGAACTGGCTTTCCAAGGGACTGCGCCGTGTCATCCTCGGCACGGTTGCCGTGCGCGATCCGGCGCTGGTGATCGAGGCCTGCAAGGCGTTCCCGGGTCAGGTCGCCGTCGGCATCGACGCCAAGGGCGGCTATGTAGCCGTCGAGGGTTGGGCGGAAGCGTCAGAACTCGGCGTGATCGAACTGGCGAAGAAGTTTGAAGGCGCAGGCGTTGCCGCCATCATCTATACCGATATCGACCGCGACGGCGTTCTGGCCGGTATCAACTGGGATTCGACGCTTGCGCTCGCGGACTGCGTTTCCATCCCGGTGATCGCATCGGGCGGCCTCGCCTCGATGGATGACATCAAACGTCTTGCAGCCCCTGACGCCCGCAAGCTGGAAGGCGCGATTTCAGGTCGCGCGCTTTATGACGGCCGCATCGATCCGGCGGAAGCCTTGTCTGTACTGAGGGCCACAGCATGA